From the genome of Candidatus Binatus sp.:
ATGATCGCGCCCGCCGGCCAGGTCTTTCCGTTTGACGCGGCGCTACATTGGCCCCAAGAGGTCGGCGGCGCATCCATGGATACTTACCATCGCTGGATGGAAGTGATGATTCCGATCTCGATGTCGGGCTGCCCGGCGCTCGGCGCACCGGCCGGCTTCAACGAACGCGGGTTGCCGATGGGCATTCAGATTGTGGGCCCGAACCACGCCGAGCTGGCCTGCATGCAACTGGCGCATGCGTACGATCAGGCGGCCAACTGGGTGAAAAAGCGACCGCCGCCATTACTAAGTAGCTAACGAAGTGGCTATCAGGTCTGAATCGCCACATGAATCATGCGCGCGAGTCGGCCGGCGCCGTTGTTGGGCGCCCCAGCGCCCGCCTCCACAGTTTCGACCATCCAGCGCTGAGCCGATCCATATACAGATAGATCACCGGCGTCGTGTAGAGCGTCAGCACCTGGCTCACCAGCAGTCCGCCAACGATCGCGATGCCAAGCGGGCGGCGCATCTCGGAGCCGGTGCCGGTGCCCAGCGCGAGCGGTAGCCCGCCGAGCAGCGCCGCCGCCGTGGTCATCATGATCGGGCGAAAACGCAGCACGCACGCTTCGTAGATCGCGTCGTGCGGCGACTTGCCTTCGCCGCGTTGAGCCTCGAGCGCGAAGTCGATCATCATGATCGCGTTTTTCTTGACGATACCTATCAGCAGGATGATTCCGATCAGCGCAATCACGCTCAGATCGATGTGGAACAGGAGCAGCGCGAGCATCGCGCCGACGCCGGCCGAGGGCAGCGTCGAGAGAATCGTGATCGGATGGATGTAACTTTCGTAGAGAATGCCGAGCACGATGTACACGGCGAAGAGTGCGAAGAAGATGAGGAAGCCTTCGTTCTTGAGCGAATCCTGGAACGCCTGTGCGGTCCCCTGGAATGTTCCGCGAATGCCGGCGGGCAGGTGAATCTGCGCCTCGGCTCGCGTGATCGCGTCAACCGCATCGCCCAGAGCGACTCCCGGCGCGAGATTGAACGAGATCGTCACGGAAGGAAACTGACCCTGGTGGTTAACCGCGAGTGCGGTCATTTCGGGCGCGAAGTGCGTGAAGGTGCCGAGCTTGACCAGCTGCCCCGTGTTGGAGCGCACGTAGATCAGGTCAAGCGACTCGGGGTTCTGCCAGAACTGCGGCGCGACCTCCATCACGACATGGTACTGGTTCAGCGGCGTGTACATCGTGGAGACTTGCCGCTGCCCGAACGCGTCGTAGAGCGTATCGTCGATCGCCTGTTGCGAGAGTCCCAGGCGCGAAGCAGTGTCACGATCGACTACGACGTTGGCCTCGAGGCCGCTATTCTGCTGATCGCTGCTGACGTCGGTGAGAATGTGAACGGTGCGCAATTTCTTGAGCACCTTCGGCGCCCATTGGTTGAGCTCATTGAGGTCGTCGCTCTGCAGCGTGAACTGATATTGCGCGTTGCTGCCTCTGCCGCCGATGCGCAGATCCTGTGTGGCCTGCAGATAGAGATTGACGCCGGGGACGTGGGAGACCTCCTTGCGGATGCGGCCGATAACCAGATCGGCGCTGATTCTCCGCTCGCTCAAGGGCTTGAGGCCAATGTACAAGTTCGCGGTATTGGTTGCGCCACTGCCGCCGGTGAATGCGATCGCGTTGTCCACGGCCGGGTCTTTATCGATGGTTGCGACCAGTTCGGTAAGCCGATCGTGCATCGCCTGGAATGAAGTGTCCTGGTCGGCCTGCACCGCGCCCATCAGGCGCCCCGTATCCTGCTGTGGGAAGAATCCCTTGGGCACGACCATGAACAGAAAAATGCTCAGCGCGAGCGTCCCGAGCGCGACCAGCAGGGTAAGCGGCTGATGGTCCAGAACCCGCAACAGGCTGCTTTCGTAATGGTCCAGCATCCCCTTGAAAAAGCGCTCGCTCGCCTGGTACCAGCGGCCATGTTTCTCTTCGCCATGCGGCTTGAGCAACTGCGCGCTCATCATCGGCGTCGTGGTGAGCGAAATGACCAATGAAACGAGAACCGCGGCCGACAAGGTGACCGCGAACTCGCGGAACAGCCGGCCGACGATTCCGGACATCAGCAAAATCGGGATAAAGACCGCGACCAGCGAGATGCTGATCGAGATCACCGTGAAGCCGATGCCCGCGGCGCCCTTGATCGCGGCTTCGAACGGCGCCATCCCCTGTTCGCGGTAGCGGGAAATGTTCTCGATAACGACAATTGCGTCGTCAACGACGAAGCCGGTGCAGATCGTAAGCGCCATCAGCGAGAGGTTGTCGAGGCTGTATCCGAGCAGGTACATCACGCCGAATGTTCCGACCAATGAAAGCGGAACGACCACTCCCGGAATCAACGTGGCGCGCAGATTGCGCAGGAACAGGAACACCACCATGATCACGAGCGCGGTAGAAATGCACAGCGTGAACTCGACGTCGCGCACCGAGGCGCGGATGGTGGTGGTACGGTCCAAGATTACGGAGAGCTTGATTGCGGGCGAGATCGAGGCGCGCAACTGGGGCAACGCAGCGTAAATTCGATCGACGGTATCGATGATGTTCGCGCCGGGCTGGCGGAAAATGATAACGCCGATGACGGGCTTGCCATCGAGCATCCCTGCGGCGCGGACGTTCTCGACTGAATCTCGAACCAATGCGATATCGGAAAGCCGCACCGCGGCGCCATTGGTGTAGCGAACGATCAGCGGCTGGTAGTCCACGGCCTTGAGCAGCTGATCGGTCGTGCTCAGCCCCCAGGTTTGGTTAGCGTCCGCCACTTCGCCCTTGGGCCGGTTCGCATTGGCGGCGGCCAGGACCGTTCGCACATCCTCGAGACCGACGCCGAGGTTGCTCATCTGCGTTGGATTAAGTTCGACCCGGACACCGGGCAGCGCGCTTCCGCCGACCATCACCTGGCCGACGCCGTCTATTTGCGAAAGTTTCTGCTCAAGGATTGAATCAGCCGCGTCGTACATCATTCCCGGGCGTACGGCGTCCGAGGTCAGCCCGAGAATCAGGATCGGCGCATCGGCGGGGTTGACCTTTCGATAGGTCGGCTTGCTCGGCAGAGTCGACGGCAGTTGCCCCGCCGCGGCATTGATCGCGGCCTGCACGTCACGCGCGGCGGCGTCGATATTGCGGTTCAAGTCGAATTGCAAAACGATGATGCTGGCGCCGAGATAGCTGGTCGAAGTCAGTTCCGTCAGACCCGCGATACGGCCGAACTGGCGCTCGAGCGGAGTCGCCACCGACGAAGCCATCGTCTCCGGACTCGCACCGGGCAACGCCGCCGTGACCAGAATCGTTGGGAACTCGACCTGCGGCAACGGCGCAACCGGAAGCAGCCGGAATGCGATCGCACCCCCGAGCGCGAGCGCAATGGTCAGCAGCGTGGTGGCGACCGGCCTGCGGATGAAGGGTTCGGAAATGCTCATGACGCTTGAGCCGGGACGGTCTCAGGAACAACATCTCTTGTCCGCCACTTCGCCACTCGCGTCGCCAAACGGTCGAAGGTCAGGAAAATCACCGGCGTCGTGTAAAGCGTGAGCACCTGGCTCACGAGCAAGCCGCCGACGATTGCGATACCGAGCGGGCGGCGCAACTCGGAGCCGGTGCCGGTTCCCAGCGCGAGCGGCAATGCGCCGAGCAACGCCGCCATCGTGGTCATCATGATGGGCCGGAAGCGCAGCAGGCAGGCCTGGAAGATCGCCTCGCGCGGCGGCTTGCCTTCCTTGCGCTGAGCTTCAAGGGCGAAATCGATCATCATGATTGCGTTCTTCTTCACGATACCTATCAGCAGGATGATGCCGATGAGCGCGATCACGTTTAGATCCTGACCGCAGATCATCAGAGCGAGGATCGCGCCGACGCCGGCCGAAGGCAGGGTCGAGAGAATCGTGACCGGGTGGATGTAACTCTCGTAAAGAACCCCGAGCACGATGTACACGGTGACCAGCGCCGCAAGGATTAGCAGCGGCTCGTTCTTCAACGACGCCCGGAACGCGGCGGCGGTGCCCTGGAACGAAGCCTCGATACTTGCCGGCATCCCGATTTCCTGGCGCGCTTGGTCGATCGCGGAGACCGCGTCGCCCAGCGAGTAGTCCGGGGCCAGATCGAAGGAGATTGTAACCGCGGGAAACTGGCCCTGATGGTTGACGACGAGCGGGGCCGCCCCCGGTTCGAAGTGGGTGAAGGCGCTCAGCGGCACCTCACCGCCCGCGGCTGAGCGAATATAGATATCATCAAGCGCGTGCGGACTGTTTTGAAACTCCGGCGCCACTTCGAGCACCACGTGATACTGATTCAACTGCGTGAAAATCGTCGACACCTGCCGCTGTCCGAAGGCGTCGTACAAGGTGTTGTCGATCAGATTTGGGGTGATACCCAGGCGCGAAGCCGTCAGCCGATCGATGACGATATGCTCCTGCTGGCCGCCGTTCTGCTGGTCGGTGGCGACGTTGCGCAGGGCGGGCAGCGTCTTGAGCTTATCCACGAGTTTGCCGGTCCAGAGACTCAATTCGCCGGCGCTTGGATCTTCGAGACTGTACTGATACTGCGTGCGGCTCACGCGGTCTTCGACCGTCAGATCCTGCACCGGCTGCAAGTACAGCGTCATCCCCGCGACGGTCGCCAACTTCGGCGCCAGGCGGTTGATAACCGTGCTGATATCCACCTGGCGCTGCTCGAGTGGTTTCAGGTTGATCAGTATTCGTCCGCTGTTGACGGTGGTGTTGGTGCCGTCAATTCCGACAAACGACGACAGGCTCTCCACCGCCGGGTCCTGCAAAATGATCCGCGCCAAAGCCTGCTGGCCGCGCACCATCGCGGCGAACGATACATTCTGCGGCGCTTCGGAAACGCCCTGTATAACCCCGGTATCCTCGACCGGAAAGAAGCCCTTGGGCACGACGATGTAGAGCACGATGGTCAGGACCAGGGTGCCGATCGCGATCAGCAGCGTTGCGGTTTCGCGTTCAAGAACCCACTCGAGCGTTCGGCCGTAAAGCGCGATGGTGTCTTTGAATACCTTTTCCGACCTGCGATAGAACCAGGTCTGCTCACGCTCGGGCGTATGCCGCAGCAGCTTCGCGCACATCATCGGCGTCAGCGTCAACGAGACGACCGCGGACATCAGGATCGTCACCGCTAGCGTGACCGCGAACTCACGAAACAAGCGGCCGACGATATCGCCCATGAACAGCAGCGGAATCAGCACCGCGATCAGCGAGATGGTGAGCGAAAGAATGGTGAAGCCGATCTGCTCGGCGCCCTTGAGCGCGGCCTGAAGCGGCGGGTCGCCTTCCTCGATGAAGCGCGAGATGTTTTCGATCATCACGATCGCGTCGTCAACGACGAAGCCGGTCGAAATCGTAAGCGCCATCAGCGACAGGTTGTCGAGGCTGTAGCCGAGCAGGTACATCACGCCGAACGTTCCGATCAGTGAGAGCGGAACCGCGATGCTGGGAATGATCGTCGCCGACAGACTGCGCAGAAACAGGAAGATGACCATGACGACCAGCGCCACCGTCAGCATCAGCTCGAACTGCACGTCCGCCACCGAGGCGCGAATCGTGGTGGTGCGATCGGTCAGGATCTCGACCTTCACCGACGAGGGCAGCGAGGCCTGCAAGCGCGGCATCAGGGCCTTGATGCGGTCCACGACGGCGATGATGTTGGCGCCGGGCTGGCGCTGAACGTTGACGATCACGGCGGGCGTGGTGTCCATCCACGCCGCGGCCTTGACGTTCTCCGCGTCGTCGATCGCGCCGGCGACATCGGAAAGCTTGACCGGTGCGCCGTTATGATAGGCGACGATCAGCGGCAGGTAGTCCTTGGCGGTCAGCAGCTGGTCGTTGGCGCCGATCGTGTAAGCCTGCTGCTTGCCATCGAAGTTGCCCTTGGCCTCGTTGACGTTGGCGCTCGCGATCGCGGCGCGCAGGTCCTCAAGCGTAATTCCATACGACGCGAGCGAGGTCGGATTGGCCTGTATGCGGACCGACGGTTTCTGGCCGCCGCCGATACTGACCAAGCCCACACCGGGCAGCTGCGAGATCTTCTCGGCCAGACGCGTGTCGGCCAGGTCTTCGACTTGCGGGAGCGGCAGTTCCTTCGACGTCAGCGCCAGGGTGAGAATCGGCGCGTCGGCCGGATTGGTCTTGCTGTAAACGGGCGGGTTCGGGAGATCCGCGGGCAGGTAGGTCGCGGCCGCGTTGATTGCCGCCTGTACCTCCTGCTCGGCAACGTCGATATTCAAGTTGAGGTCGAACTGCAGCGTGATGACCGAGCTGCCGAACGAGCTGTTCGAGGTCATCTGGGTAAGCCCGGGCACCTCTCCGAATTGCCGCTCGAGCGGCGCCGTCACCGAAGACGCCATCACGTCCGGACTCGCGCCCGGGTAAAACGTCATAACCTGGATGGTCGGATAGTCCACCTGCGGCAGCGCCGACACGGGCAGCTGCCCGTAGGCGACGAGCCCGGCCAGCATCAGCCCGACCATCAGCAGCGAAGTTGCAACCGGCCGGAGTATGAACGGGCGCGAAAGACTCACGGAGTACTCGCGGGCGGTATAGCCGCCGTCTGCACATTCACGTGCGATCCTTGCTGCAGCTTGTCCACCCCGTCGGTGACGACCATGTCGCCGGACGCAAGACCCTTGCCTATGGCGATCACGTCGCCCTGGGTTGCGGCCACGGTCACGCTGCGCATCTCGACGGTTTGGTCAGGCTTGACGACATACACAAACGAACCTTGCTGGCTGCGCTGGAGACCGGCCGCCGGGATCAGAATCGCATTGTGCAAAGTATTGACGAGCAGCTTCGCGTTGACGAATTGATTTGGAAACAGCGCGTTATCCTGGTTGGGAAAGGACGCCTTGAGCTTGATCGTGCCGGTGGACTGATCGATCTGGTTGTCGGTCGTGAGTAGCGTTCCGGCCGCGAGTTTGTGCTTGAAGTCACGATCGTAAGCCTCGACCGGCAACTGGGGGTCAGCCTTCATCGCGGTCTCGAGGCTTGGCAAATCGTCCTCCGGAATACCGAAATCAACCGCGATCGGCTGCAGCTGCGTGATCACCGCCAGACCGGTCGTGTCGGTGGCATGAATGATGTTGCCTACGTCCACCAACCGCAGCCCGACCCGGCCCGTGATCGGCGAAGTGATGCGGCTGTAAACCAGCTGAAGCTTGGCGTTGTCCACGGCGCCCTTATCGCTCTCGATCGAACCGGCGTACTGTCCGACCGCCGCTTGCTGGTTGTCGAGGTCCTGACGCGCGAGGACCTTTTGATCGTAAAGTTCCTGGTCGCGTGCGAGGAGAACCTTGGCGTTTTCGAGCGACGCCAGATCCTTCGCGAGCGTGCCCTCGGCCTGCTCGAGCTGCACCTGGTACGGACGCGGATCGATCTCAGCCAGCAGATCGCCGGCCTTTACTATTTGCCCCTCGGTAAAGTTTATCTTGTCGAGCGCGCCATCCACCCGGCTTTTGATGGTGACCGTGTTGTAGGCCGTCACCGTGCCGATCGCGGAGATGTACTGGTTCAAATCGCCGAGCTTCGCCGGCGCCGCTGCGACCGGAACAACGGTGTGTGCTGCGCCTGGAGGCGCCTGGGTGGCGGAATCAGAGCGGCTGCGGGCGATAAAAAAGTAAAGGCCAACTACCGCGACGGCCAAAACGACCAGCCACAGACGCCATCGTTGAATAGCTTTGTCGAGCCAACTGCGCACTTCAGCATCCTGTATAAATCGCGAGGCGTTAGGTTTTCCGGTCGCAGGGGCGTCTGAATCCATCATGTTCTCCGTCGCACTCGTCTCCAAGCAGGCAAGGACTGCTGCCGCATCTATTGTTGCAATTTTGGACCCGCCAGTCCATATTTCAGATGAGGCCGGTGGAGGCGGCTACCGATCTACGAATCCAATGATCGCAGGTTTCCAATCGTGAGCGTCAAGCGCCAGCCGGTTTCGCCGCCGATTCGCCGCAAAGACGGCCGCGGCAGGCCGTCAACGCCGTTCATCCGCGAGAGAATCCTCCAGAGCGCCGCGGAACTCTTTGCCGAAAGGGAATTCGAGCTGGTCTTGATCGACGAGGTCGCCGCTCACGCCGGGGTCGGCAAGGGCAGCGTTTACCGCCAATTCAAATCGAAAGAGGAGCTCTACGCGGCCGCGGTAATCAACGGATTCACCGAACTGCAGCGCGAAATTCGCTCGGCGCTGGCGGGATGCACGTCGATGCGCGAGCAAATCGCGACGATCGTGCGTCATGCCGTCAGATTTTTCTGGAGCCGCCGCCAGTTCTTCGCCCTGCTGCGCGATCCCAAGGCGTTGCGGCCCCCACAGGAGCGCCAGTATCAGGCTCAGCGCAATGACTTGTCGCGATTGATCAGCGGAGTTCTCGACGAGGGCGTCAAGCGCGGTGCGATGAGGCCGGGTATCGACACTCGAATCGCGGCCGAATCGCTGCTGGGCATGATGCGCGGGATCAACCGCTACGGTCGCGAGTACACGACCCCCGAGCGCGCGGTCGAGATCGTCACGTCGATCTTCCTCGACGGATGTGCCGTTGCCGCGCGATAACATTTTTTTGCCAATCGCCACTCATCTCGCGTAGGCTTTCGTCATGGACAAGGCATCGATCCGAACTCACGTCGAGCGGCTTTGGGATGAATCCATCGTCGCCGAACTGACCGAGTACATTCGTATCCCCAACAAGTCGGTTGCGTTCGATCGCGACTGGAAAGCGCACGGTCACATGGACCGCGTCGTCGCGCGCTTCGAGGATTGGGCGCGCCGCCAGCCGATTCGCGCCGTCAAGCTGGAAGTCGTGAGGCTCGAGGGCCGGACCCCGCTGCTGTTCATCGAAATCCCCGGCGACTCGAAGGATTGCGTGCTGCTCTATGGGCACATGGACAAGCAGCCCGAGATGTCGGGATGGCGCGAAGGGCTGGGCCCGTGGCAGCCGGTGCTCGACGGCGAGCGTTTGTATGGCCGCGGCAGCGCCGATGACGGGTACGCGATGTTCGCATGCATCGGTGCGATCGGCGCGCTGCAGGCGAACTCGATTCGACACGCGCGATGCGTGGTGATCATCGAGGCTTGCGAAGAAAGCGGCAGCTTCGATCTCCCGCACTACATCGCGCATCTGGCGCCCCGCATCGGGCAGCCGAGCCTGTGCATCGCGCTGGACTCGGGTTGCGGCAACTACGATCAACTTTGGTTGACCACGTCGCTGCGCGGCCTGGTCGGCGGGAAACTCCAAGTCGAGGTGCTCACCGAGGGGGTGCATTCGGGCGACGCCGGCGGAGTCGTGCCCGACAGCTTCCGCATCGTGCGCCAGTTGCTGAGCCGGGTCGAGGACGAGGCGACGGGGAAGGTGCTCGGGGGGGAATTTTACGCGTCGATCCCCGATGCGCGCCTGAAGCAGGCGGCCGCCACGGCCGCGGTGCTCGGCGACGACTTCCGCACGAAGCTTCCGTTCGTCGAGGGCGCGCGTCCCGTAAGCGACGATACGACGGAGCTCATCCTCAACCGCGCGTGGCGGCCGGCGCTCTCGATCATCGGCGCGGACGGGCTGCCGCCGACCGGCAACGCCGGCAACGTGCTGCGCGCGGGCACGGCGGTGAGTTTGTCGCTCAGACTGCCGCCGACGGTAGATCCAAAAGTCGCGTCGCAAAAGCTCAAAAACATTTTAGAGAAAGATCCGCCGTATGGATGCAAAGTGAGTTTCAAGGCGAACTGGGGCGCCAGCGGATGGAATGCGCCAGCACTATCGCCGTGGCTCGAGCGCAGCCTGGAGGCGGCCTCGAACGACTACTTCGGCAAGCCGGTTGCCTACATGGGCGAAGGCGGCACCATTCCATTCATGGGGATGTTGGGCGAGCGGTTCCCGCAGGCGCAATTTATGATCACCGGGGTGCTGGGACCTCACGCCAATGCCCACGGGCCCAACGAGTTTCTCCACATCCCAACCGCGAAGAAGGTGACTTGCTGCGTGGCGAAAGTGATCGCCGATCATTTCGCCCGGAGTACTAGTTGATTAGCTAGTCAATTCGCGACAGAGGCGGCGTTGCGCAGGATACTACTCATCTCGGGAATCGTGGTTGGCGCGGTGGTGCTGATCGCGGCTGCGCTCACCGCTTACGCATTCTTCAATTTGAGTTCGATCGTCGCCCGCAACGAGAAGCGAATACTGGCGCGCGTGAGCGACGAGCTTGGCCGTCGGGTCGAGGTCGGGAAAATACAGGCAGAAATGGGATGGGGCGTGTCGGTCGAAGTAAGCGGGCTCAAGATTGCGGACGATCCGACCTTTTCGGCTAAACCGTTTCTCGCCGCCAACGAAGTCTCGATCGAAGTTGAATTTATTCCGCTGCTTCGCGGCGCGGCGAAGGTCACCAGACTCGACCTCGTCGAACCCGACATCCGGATCGTGATGAACGCAAAGGGCGACCTGAACGTGAGCACGATCGGGAGCAGCCCCGATGACGCACGGCGAGAGACTTCGGAAGCGGCGCGGAGCCGGGGCGCAAAGAAGCGATCGTCGCTTGCCGACTTGTCGATCAAGGCGCTGAGCATCGAGGACGGCGCGATCTATTTCAACGATCTTGGCGAAAAGATGGCGCCAATCCGCGTCCATCATCTGGATTTCGACGTGAGAAATTTCGACGCCGCATCGGCCTTTGACGTCGAAACCAAGTCCGCCTTTGCGGGCGAAAAGCAAAACGTCGAGGCGTCGGGAAAGCTCGGACCCCTGCTCAAGCGAGGCGTACTGGACGCATCGGGAATCCCGGTCGATCTGAAGGTGCAGCTCGATTCGATTCTGCTCGACAGTGTCCGCCCCCTCGCTGACGTGGGATCGGAAATACCGCCGGGGCTCTCGATTCCTGATCCCGTATCGGTGAGCGGGACTGTCCGCGGAACATTCGGCAAGCTCGCAATTGCGCTGAGCACCGATCTGAGCGGGGACCGGGTCGCATACGCGGCGATTTTCAACAAGCCGGCTGGGACCGCGATGACGGTGAATGCCAACGGCATCTGGGCGGAGCAGCTCGAGATAGCGAGCGTGAACTTGAAGCTGTCCGATCTCGAATTGACGGCGAGCAGGTTTTCGGGCGGCGGTACGCAACCCTTGAGTGCGCAAATCGATTCGAACAGCTTCAACCTTGCCAATCTGAGCCCGATGATCAATGCAGCGGCCGGGTACGGCGTGGCGGGCATGAGCGAAATTCACGGTACCGTGAAACTGGACACCAACGCGCCGGCGATGGATGGAACCGTGACCCTGAAACAGGTTGCGGTGAAGCTGGGGCCGTCGTGGCCGGGCGCAATCAGCGATCTGAACGGCAAGATTCGTTTGACCGATGGGCTCGAAGTCGTCGAACCGACGAGTTTCACCTTCGGTTCCGCGCACGCGAATATCGAGGGACGGGTCGAATCCATCCGTCCGCTGAAAGCGAGCTATGCGCTGAAGGCCGACTCAGTGAAGCTCGCGCAGGTATTCGCCTTCGCCGGTCGTCAGCCGGGCGAGGTTGTCAATCAGCTCGCGGTCAAAGGCACGGCCGACGGCGAGATGACTTCGCCGCGAATCAGTGCGACGATCCAATCGACGGACGGATCGCTCGAAAATGTTCCATACCGCAATCTCGATCTGACGGCGGCATACTTGAACGGCCGTGCGTCAGCGCATCCATTCAACATCGGCGCGTTCGGCGGCTCGCTGACGGCGCAAGCGGATGCAGTTTTTGGCGCCGCGCCGAAATTCAACGTCACGCTGGGGATGAAGAATCTGAACGTCGAACAAGCGCTGCGCTCACAAAATATCGATGCGGCCAGCACGGTGCACGGCTTTCTGACCGGCAACGTGGCGGCGTCGGGCAGCGGCGCGGATTGGAATCGAATCAAGCCGACGTTGCGCGGTAGCGGGCGAGTAGCAATCGCGAAC
Proteins encoded in this window:
- a CDS encoding multidrug efflux RND transporter permease subunit yields the protein MSLSRPFILRPVATSLLMVGLMLAGLVAYGQLPVSALPQVDYPTIQVMTFYPGASPDVMASSVTAPLERQFGEVPGLTQMTSNSSFGSSVITLQFDLNLNIDVAEQEVQAAINAAATYLPADLPNPPVYSKTNPADAPILTLALTSKELPLPQVEDLADTRLAEKISQLPGVGLVSIGGGQKPSVRIQANPTSLASYGITLEDLRAAIASANVNEAKGNFDGKQQAYTIGANDQLLTAKDYLPLIVAYHNGAPVKLSDVAGAIDDAENVKAAAWMDTTPAVIVNVQRQPGANIIAVVDRIKALMPRLQASLPSSVKVEILTDRTTTIRASVADVQFELMLTVALVVMVIFLFLRSLSATIIPSIAVPLSLIGTFGVMYLLGYSLDNLSLMALTISTGFVVDDAIVMIENISRFIEEGDPPLQAALKGAEQIGFTILSLTISLIAVLIPLLFMGDIVGRLFREFAVTLAVTILMSAVVSLTLTPMMCAKLLRHTPEREQTWFYRRSEKVFKDTIALYGRTLEWVLERETATLLIAIGTLVLTIVLYIVVPKGFFPVEDTGVIQGVSEAPQNVSFAAMVRGQQALARIILQDPAVESLSSFVGIDGTNTTVNSGRILINLKPLEQRQVDISTVINRLAPKLATVAGMTLYLQPVQDLTVEDRVSRTQYQYSLEDPSAGELSLWTGKLVDKLKTLPALRNVATDQQNGGQQEHIVIDRLTASRLGITPNLIDNTLYDAFGQRQVSTIFTQLNQYHVVLEVAPEFQNSPHALDDIYIRSAAGGEVPLSAFTHFEPGAAPLVVNHQGQFPAVTISFDLAPDYSLGDAVSAIDQARQEIGMPASIEASFQGTAAAFRASLKNEPLLILAALVTVYIVLGVLYESYIHPVTILSTLPSAGVGAILALMICGQDLNVIALIGIILLIGIVKKNAIMMIDFALEAQRKEGKPPREAIFQACLLRFRPIMMTTMAALLGALPLALGTGTGSELRRPLGIAIVGGLLVSQVLTLYTTPVIFLTFDRLATRVAKWRTRDVVPETVPAQAS
- a CDS encoding MdtA/MuxA family multidrug efflux RND transporter periplasmic adaptor subunit, with the translated sequence MRSWLDKAIQRWRLWLVVLAVAVVGLYFFIARSRSDSATQAPPGAAHTVVPVAAAPAKLGDLNQYISAIGTVTAYNTVTIKSRVDGALDKINFTEGQIVKAGDLLAEIDPRPYQVQLEQAEGTLAKDLASLENAKVLLARDQELYDQKVLARQDLDNQQAAVGQYAGSIESDKGAVDNAKLQLVYSRITSPITGRVGLRLVDVGNIIHATDTTGLAVITQLQPIAVDFGIPEDDLPSLETAMKADPQLPVEAYDRDFKHKLAAGTLLTTDNQIDQSTGTIKLKASFPNQDNALFPNQFVNAKLLVNTLHNAILIPAAGLQRSQQGSFVYVVKPDQTVEMRSVTVAATQGDVIAIGKGLASGDMVVTDGVDKLQQGSHVNVQTAAIPPASTP
- a CDS encoding TetR/AcrR family transcriptional regulator, producing MSVKRQPVSPPIRRKDGRGRPSTPFIRERILQSAAELFAEREFELVLIDEVAAHAGVGKGSVYRQFKSKEELYAAAVINGFTELQREIRSALAGCTSMREQIATIVRHAVRFFWSRRQFFALLRDPKALRPPQERQYQAQRNDLSRLISGVLDEGVKRGAMRPGIDTRIAAESLLGMMRGINRYGREYTTPERAVEIVTSIFLDGCAVAAR
- a CDS encoding M20 family metallopeptidase, whose amino-acid sequence is MDKASIRTHVERLWDESIVAELTEYIRIPNKSVAFDRDWKAHGHMDRVVARFEDWARRQPIRAVKLEVVRLEGRTPLLFIEIPGDSKDCVLLYGHMDKQPEMSGWREGLGPWQPVLDGERLYGRGSADDGYAMFACIGAIGALQANSIRHARCVVIIEACEESGSFDLPHYIAHLAPRIGQPSLCIALDSGCGNYDQLWLTTSLRGLVGGKLQVEVLTEGVHSGDAGGVVPDSFRIVRQLLSRVEDEATGKVLGGEFYASIPDARLKQAAATAAVLGDDFRTKLPFVEGARPVSDDTTELILNRAWRPALSIIGADGLPPTGNAGNVLRAGTAVSLSLRLPPTVDPKVASQKLKNILEKDPPYGCKVSFKANWGASGWNAPALSPWLERSLEAASNDYFGKPVAYMGEGGTIPFMGMLGERFPQAQFMITGVLGPHANAHGPNEFLHIPTAKKVTCCVAKVIADHFARSTS
- a CDS encoding multidrug efflux RND transporter permease subunit, with the protein product MSISEPFIRRPVATTLLTIALALGGAIAFRLLPVAPLPQVEFPTILVTAALPGASPETMASSVATPLERQFGRIAGLTELTSTSYLGASIIVLQFDLNRNIDAAARDVQAAINAAAGQLPSTLPSKPTYRKVNPADAPILILGLTSDAVRPGMMYDAADSILEQKLSQIDGVGQVMVGGSALPGVRVELNPTQMSNLGVGLEDVRTVLAAANANRPKGEVADANQTWGLSTTDQLLKAVDYQPLIVRYTNGAAVRLSDIALVRDSVENVRAAGMLDGKPVIGVIIFRQPGANIIDTVDRIYAALPQLRASISPAIKLSVILDRTTTIRASVRDVEFTLCISTALVIMVVFLFLRNLRATLIPGVVVPLSLVGTFGVMYLLGYSLDNLSLMALTICTGFVVDDAIVVIENISRYREQGMAPFEAAIKGAAGIGFTVISISISLVAVFIPILLMSGIVGRLFREFAVTLSAAVLVSLVISLTTTPMMSAQLLKPHGEEKHGRWYQASERFFKGMLDHYESSLLRVLDHQPLTLLVALGTLALSIFLFMVVPKGFFPQQDTGRLMGAVQADQDTSFQAMHDRLTELVATIDKDPAVDNAIAFTGGSGATNTANLYIGLKPLSERRISADLVIGRIRKEVSHVPGVNLYLQATQDLRIGGRGSNAQYQFTLQSDDLNELNQWAPKVLKKLRTVHILTDVSSDQQNSGLEANVVVDRDTASRLGLSQQAIDDTLYDAFGQRQVSTMYTPLNQYHVVMEVAPQFWQNPESLDLIYVRSNTGQLVKLGTFTHFAPEMTALAVNHQGQFPSVTISFNLAPGVALGDAVDAITRAEAQIHLPAGIRGTFQGTAQAFQDSLKNEGFLIFFALFAVYIVLGILYESYIHPITILSTLPSAGVGAMLALLLFHIDLSVIALIGIILLIGIVKKNAIMMIDFALEAQRGEGKSPHDAIYEACVLRFRPIMMTTAAALLGGLPLALGTGTGSEMRRPLGIAIVGGLLVSQVLTLYTTPVIYLYMDRLSAGWSKLWRRALGRPTTAPADSRA